The Callospermophilus lateralis isolate mCalLat2 chromosome 3, mCalLat2.hap1, whole genome shotgun sequence genome has a segment encoding these proteins:
- the LOC143395092 gene encoding acyl-coenzyme A thioesterase 2, mitochondrial-like isoform X2 codes for MVVSSLSVLRACGLYQWGLKNWARLSGPPLLRLGGRSTWASSRTTATLSLKPAGRCCWDEPLHIAVQGLAPEQPVTLHASLRDEKGALFRAHARYRADAGGELDLARAPALGGSFAGLEPMGLIWAMEPDKPFWRLVKRDVQTPFVVELEVLDGHEPDAGQQLARALHERHFVPPGVRRVPVREGRVRATLFLPPEPGPYPGIVDLFGLGGGLLEYRASLLAGKGFAVMALAYYNYDDLPRSLETVHLEYFEEAVNYLLHHPEVKGPGIGLLGNSKGGELGLAISSFLKGITAAVIINGSVAVVGASIHYKDETLPPVGIMRERVKMTKDGIMDVRMTTTGRASSMLMRSLNACRPMGRRSPRSSVTQKQGTTLSPLTGPCVGLPIMSWWVVLLSMEGNPGLMPWPSWMCGNNSRLSFTNTWVVRVKEGSSKNLTNYLKVWRIRLEYILRTPVKISSSD; via the exons ATGGTTGTCTCTTCGCTCTCTGTCCTGCGAGCGTGCGGGTTGTACCAATGGGGCCTGAAGAATTGGGCGCGGCTGTCAGGGCCTCCTCTGCTTAGGCTGGGTGGCCGCAGCACTTGGGCTTCTTCACGGACAACTGCGACACTAAGCCTGAAGCCCGCGGGCCGCTGCTGCTGGGACGAGCCGCTGCACATCGCCGTGCAAGGCCTGGCCCCCGAACAGCCGGTCACGCTGCACGCGTCCCTGCGCGACGAGAAGGGCGCGCTCTTCCGCGCCCACGCGCGCTACCGCGCGGACGCCGGGGGCGAGCTGGACCTGGCGCGCGCGCCCGCGCTGGGCGGCAGCTTCGCGGGCCTGGAGCCCATGGGGCTGATCTGGGCCATGGAGCCTGATAAGCCGTTTTGGCGCCTGGTGAAGCGGGACGTGCAGACGCCCTTCGTGGTGGAGCTGGAGGTGCTGGACGGCCACGAGCCCGACGCCGGGCAGCAGCTGGCCCGCGCGCTGCACGAGCGCCACTTCGTGCCGCCCGGGGTGCGGCGGGTGCCGGTGCGGGAGGGCAGGGTGCGGGCCACGCTCTTCCTGCCGCCAG AACCTGGGCCCTATCCTGGGATTGTGGACCTGTTTGGACTTGGAGGTGGCCTTCTGGAGTACCGAGCTAGTCTGCTGGCTGGCAAGGGTTTTGCTGTGATGGCTCTGGCTTATTATAACTATGATGACCTTCCCCGGAGCCTAGAGACTGTGCACCTGGAGTACTTTGAGGAAGCTGTGAATTACCTGCTCCATCACCCTGAG GTAAAGGGTCCAGGAATTGGACTGCTTGGGAATTCCAAAGGGGGAGAACTTGGCCTTGCCATATCCTCTTTCCTGAAGGGCATCACGGCTGCAGTCATAATCAATGGCTCTGTGGCCGTTGTTGGGGCAAGCATACACTACAAGGACGAGACGCTGCCCCCTGTGGGTATCATGAGAGAGCGAGTCAAGATGACCAAAGATGGCATCATGGAT GTCAGGATGACCACAACTGGAAGAGCGAGTTCTATGCTAATGAGGTCTCTAAACGCTTGCAGGCCCATGGGAAGGAGAAGCCCCAGATCATCTGTTACCCAGAAGCAGGGCACTACATTGAGCCCCCTTACTGGCCCCTGTGTAGGGCTGCCCATCATGTCTTGGTGGGTGGTCCTATTGTCTATGGAGGGGAACCCAGGGCTCATGCCATGGCCCAGCTGGATGTGTGGGAACAACTCCAGACTTTCTTTCACAAACACCTGGGTGGTAAGAGTTAAGGAGGGCTCTTCCAAAAATTTAACCAATTATCTGAAGGTTTGGAGGATAAGACTTGAATATATTCTAAGAACACCAGTTAAGATTAGTTCATCTGATTAG
- the LOC143395092 gene encoding acyl-coenzyme A thioesterase 1-like isoform X1, with the protein MVVSSLSVLRACGLYQWGLKNWARLSGPPLLRLGGRSTWASSRTTATLSLKPAGRCCWDEPLHIAVQGLAPEQPVTLHASLRDEKGALFRAHARYRADAGGELDLARAPALGGSFAGLEPMGLIWAMEPDKPFWRLVKRDVQTPFVVELEVLDGHEPDAGQQLARALHERHFVPPGVRRVPVREGRVRATLFLPPEPGPYPGIVDLFGLGGGLLEYRASLLAGKGFAVMALAYYNYDDLPRSLETVHLEYFEEAVNYLLHHPEVKGPGIGLLGNSKGGELGLAISSFLKGITAAVIINGSVAVVGASIHYKDETLPPVGIMRERVKMTKDGIMDVVEALKSPLEDQKSFIPVEKSDTTFLFLVGQDDHNWKSEFYANEVSKRLQAHGKEKPQIICYPEAGHYIEPPYWPLCRAAHHVLVGGPIVYGGEPRAHAMAQLDVWEQLQTFFHKHLGGKS; encoded by the exons ATGGTTGTCTCTTCGCTCTCTGTCCTGCGAGCGTGCGGGTTGTACCAATGGGGCCTGAAGAATTGGGCGCGGCTGTCAGGGCCTCCTCTGCTTAGGCTGGGTGGCCGCAGCACTTGGGCTTCTTCACGGACAACTGCGACACTAAGCCTGAAGCCCGCGGGCCGCTGCTGCTGGGACGAGCCGCTGCACATCGCCGTGCAAGGCCTGGCCCCCGAACAGCCGGTCACGCTGCACGCGTCCCTGCGCGACGAGAAGGGCGCGCTCTTCCGCGCCCACGCGCGCTACCGCGCGGACGCCGGGGGCGAGCTGGACCTGGCGCGCGCGCCCGCGCTGGGCGGCAGCTTCGCGGGCCTGGAGCCCATGGGGCTGATCTGGGCCATGGAGCCTGATAAGCCGTTTTGGCGCCTGGTGAAGCGGGACGTGCAGACGCCCTTCGTGGTGGAGCTGGAGGTGCTGGACGGCCACGAGCCCGACGCCGGGCAGCAGCTGGCCCGCGCGCTGCACGAGCGCCACTTCGTGCCGCCCGGGGTGCGGCGGGTGCCGGTGCGGGAGGGCAGGGTGCGGGCCACGCTCTTCCTGCCGCCAG AACCTGGGCCCTATCCTGGGATTGTGGACCTGTTTGGACTTGGAGGTGGCCTTCTGGAGTACCGAGCTAGTCTGCTGGCTGGCAAGGGTTTTGCTGTGATGGCTCTGGCTTATTATAACTATGATGACCTTCCCCGGAGCCTAGAGACTGTGCACCTGGAGTACTTTGAGGAAGCTGTGAATTACCTGCTCCATCACCCTGAG GTAAAGGGTCCAGGAATTGGACTGCTTGGGAATTCCAAAGGGGGAGAACTTGGCCTTGCCATATCCTCTTTCCTGAAGGGCATCACGGCTGCAGTCATAATCAATGGCTCTGTGGCCGTTGTTGGGGCAAGCATACACTACAAGGACGAGACGCTGCCCCCTGTGGGTATCATGAGAGAGCGAGTCAAGATGACCAAAGATGGCATCATGGATGTTGTAGAAGCCCTGAAAAGTCCTTTGGAAGACCAGAAGAGCTTTATTCCTGTGGAGAAGTCTGACACCACCTTCCTGTTCCTTGTAGGTCAGGATGACCACAACTGGAAGAGCGAGTTCTATGCTAATGAGGTCTCTAAACGCTTGCAGGCCCATGGGAAGGAGAAGCCCCAGATCATCTGTTACCCAGAAGCAGGGCACTACATTGAGCCCCCTTACTGGCCCCTGTGTAGGGCTGCCCATCATGTCTTGGTGGGTGGTCCTATTGTCTATGGAGGGGAACCCAGGGCTCATGCCATGGCCCAGCTGGATGTGTGGGAACAACTCCAGACTTTCTTTCACAAACACCTGGGTGGTAAGAGTTAA